GCCCCATCGTCCTGGCACCGGACAGCCGCCAGGTCGCCTGGCGTGACGGCAGCGACCTGCTGGTGGCGGGGGTGGTCGGCACCCAGCTCATCGGCGCGGTTCGCACGCCCGCGCCCGCGGACGCCCAGCCCGTCCGGTTCGTCGGTGACAACGTGCTGGTCCGACTCGACCCCGCCAGCGCCGGCCACACCCTCTGGCGACCCGGCGCCGGGCCGCTGCCCGCGGCCGTCGACCGACAGACCCTCCACGTCTACGGAGCGCTGCCCGACGGGCGGCTGGTCGGCCAGATCGCCGCAACCGACCCGGGCGGGACCTGCCTGGCCGTGCTCGACCCGACGCGCCACCTGACCCCGGTGGACTCCGGCTGCGGGCCGGACCTCAGCGAGGACGGCGTCGGCGGAATCTCCGCCGACGGACAGTGGCTGCTGGTGAACGGACGGGTGGGCAAGGTCGACCGTGCCCTCCTGGTCGACCTGCGGCAACTCGGGCCGGTCACGACCGCCGTTCCGGCCGGACCGCCAATGACCGGCACGATCGTCTGGAACAACGACTCCCACGCCTCCTACCTCGACGAGGCCGGTGCACTGGTCCGGGTCGACCCCGCGCGGGTACGGGCAGGAGAGCCCGCCAACCCCGAGCCGGTGCCCGGCCTGCCCGCCGGGGAGCGGCCGGTCCTGGTGAGCAGCTTCTGACGCCGTCGGGACGACCTTCGCGAGGCGGGCTCGGCTATCCCTGGGTAGCGTCGTGCGGTGACCTCGCGTACCGGCGCCGCCCCGCGGATCGACCTGCACACCCACTCGACGGCCAGCGACGGCACGCTGACCCCGGCGGAGCTGGTCCGCGCGGCCGCCCAGGCCGGGCTGGACGTGCTGGCGATCACCGACCACGACACCACCGCCGGCTGGGCGCCGGCCGTCGGCGCGCTGCCGCCGGGACTACGCCTGGTCCGGGGGGCGGAGTTGTCCTGCCGCTGGTCCGGCACCGAGCCGGCGGTGCCGCTGCACCTGCTGGCGTACCTGTTCGACCCGGACCACCCGGAACTGGTCGCCGAGCTGGCCCGGGTGCGGGCCGCCCGGGAAGATCGCGGAGAACGGATCGTCGCGCTGTTGCGCGCCGACGGCATCGACGTGAGCTGGCCGGACATCCTGGCCGGAGCGGGCGGCGGCACTGTGGGCCGGCCGCACATCGCCCAGGCACTGATCCGGGTCGGCCTGGTCGGCAGCACCCGGGAGGCGTTCGGCCCGGACTGGCTGGGCGAGCG
This portion of the Micromonospora zamorensis genome encodes:
- a CDS encoding PHP domain-containing protein, translating into MTSRTGAAPRIDLHTHSTASDGTLTPAELVRAAAQAGLDVLAITDHDTTAGWAPAVGALPPGLRLVRGAELSCRWSGTEPAVPLHLLAYLFDPDHPELVAELARVRAAREDRGERIVALLRADGIDVSWPDILAGAGGGTVGRPHIAQALIRVGLVGSTREAFGPDWLGERYRLPKDDIDVFRAIRLVRSAGGVPVFAHPRATRRGRVVPDELIAELAAAGLAGLEADHEDHSPAERAHVRALAADLGLFVTGSSDFHGTHKTVQLGEFSTSVEAYERIVAEGVTEVASG